A window of Pedococcus badiiscoriae genomic DNA:
GACTCTTCTTCGCGGGCCCCGAGCGCCGGCCCCACGGACCCTGCTCCACATCTTTGCGGAGACGGTCGCCCTGGCACCCGACGAACCTGCTCTGGACAACGGTGCGGACGTGCTCACCTACCTCGAGTTCCAGGAGGCGAGCGAGCTCGTGGCCCGGGAGCTGAACGAGCTGGGAGTGGGATCTGGGGACCGCGTCGGGGTGCGCCTCAGGTCGGGGACGGTCGACCTGTACGTGGCGATCATGGGCGTGCTCATGGCCGGAGCGGCATACGTGCCGGTGGACGCCGACGATCCTGACGAGCGGGCTCGCACCGTCTTCACCGAGGCCGAGGTCTCAGCGGTGATCGGTGACGATCTCGTCATCGACCTGGCCGGGGCGGTCGCCGGTCCGCCCATCGGTGCGCAGGAGCCCGACCACGCGGACGACGCCTGGATCATCTTCACGTCGGGGTCCACCGGCATACCGAAGGGTGTCGCGGTGTCGCACCGCTCTGCGGCGGCCTTCGTGGATGCCGAAGCGCGGTTGTTCGTCCAGGACCGTCCTCTTGGCGTGGGTGACCGCGTGATGGCGGGGCTCTCGGTGGCGTTCGACGCGTCGTGCGAGGAGATGTGGCTCGCGTGGCGCTACGGCGCCTGCCTCGTGCCGGCCCCGCGGTCGCTCGTCCGCAGCGGCATGGAGCTCGGTCCGTGGCTGGTGGCCAACCGGGTCACGGTGGTCTCGACGGTCCCGACGTTGGCCGCATTGTGGCCCACCGAGGCGCTGGCCGCGGTGCGGCTCCTGATCCTCGGCGGAGAGGCCTGTCCCCCTGAGATCGGTGCGCGACTGGCCACCGAGCGTCGGGAGGTGTGGAACACCTACGGACCCACGGAGGCGACCGTCGTGGCCTGCGGGGCGCGGCTCACCGGCGAGGGACCGGTGCGCATCGGACTGCCCTTGGACGGCTGGGACCTCGCGGTGGTCGGCGCGACGGGTGACCCGGTGGGTCCTGGAGAGACGGGTGAGCTCATCATCGGTGGGGTCGGCCTGGCCCGGTACCTGGACCCGGACAAGGATGCGGAGAAGTTCGCGCCGATGCCGTCGCTGGGCTGGGCCAGGGCCTACCGCAGCGGCGACGTGGTCCGCAACGACGACGAGGGCCTGGTCTTCGTCGGCCGCGCTGACGACCAGGTCAAGGTCGGCGGCCGTCGGATCGAGCTCGGCGAGGTGGACAGCCACCTGCTGTCCCTGCCCGGGGTGACCGGCGCTGCCACCGCCGTGCGACACACCAAGGCCGGGCACGCCATGCTGGTCGGCTACGTCGTCATCACCGAGGCCTTCGACCTCGAGGCGTCGCTGGCCTCCCTGCGCCAGTCGATGCCGGCTCCGCTGGTCCCCCGGCTGGCCGAGGTGCGCTCCCTTCCGACTCGCACCTCCGGCAAGATCGACCGGGATGCGCTGCCATGGCCGGTGGCCACCCTGGGCGGCAAGAGCAAGCCTGACCAGTCCGTCCAGCTCGAGGGTACGGCCTTGTGGTTGCAGGAGCTGTGGCTCGAGATCCTCGGCGCGGTCGTGACGAGACCGGACGAGGACTTCTTCGACGTGGGCGGTGGCAGCTTGGCCGCGGCCCACCTGGTGTCGCGGCTGCGGGAGCGCTTTCCCGAGGTGACAGTGGCGGATGTCTACGACGCACCGCGGCTGGGAGACCTGGCGCGTCTGCTGGACCAGCTGGCAGCTCCGGCCGCGGCTCGGGCCAGGAACGTGCGACCCGTTCCCGTGAGCACGCAGCTGGGTCAAGTCGCATTCACCATCCCGGTGCGCATCTTGACCGGTCTGCGCTGGTCCGTGTGGGTCGCTGCCGCCAACAACCTCGTCGTCGACCTGTGGGGACTGGCGTGGCTGCCCAGCGTGTCCTGGTGGTGGGTGCTCCTGGGTTGGCTGGCCTTGGTGACGCCCATCGGGCGGCTCACGCTCAGCGCAGCGGGGGCCAGGATCCTGCTGCGGGGTGTGGGACCGGGCCAGTACCGCCGTGGGGGCCGCGTTCACCTGCGGCTGTGGGCGGCGGACCGTCTCACCGACGAGCTCGGGGCTGCGAACCTCGCCAACGCGCCCTGGTTGCGCCTTTACGCTCGGGCGCTCGGCGCTAGGGTGGGCAAGCACGTCGACCTGCACGCCATACCGCCGGTCACCGGTCTCGCCAGCTTCGGGGACGAGTGCTCGGTCGAGCCCGAGGTGGACCTCGCCGGGCACTGGCTCGACGGCGACCTGTTGCACATCGGTCGGGTGGACATCGGGGAGCGGGCGCGGGTAGGTGCGCGCAGCACCCTGGCGCCCGGCAGTCGGGTCGGGGCGCGCGCGGAGGTGGCGCCGGGGTCTGCCGTCTTCGGCAGCGTCCCGCCGGACCAGTCCTGGGCCGGCGCGCCGGCTCGTCGATCCGGCCGGGCCCGTGGACCGTGGGACGACCGGCTCCCCCTGAACCGGCCGCTGTGGCTGGCTGCCTACGGAGCCGTCGCGGTCCTGATCTCGCTGCTGCCGGCCGTCGCGGTCCTCGCCGGCGTCGTGGTCGTCGCTGGGCCGCTCCGCGCCTCGACCGACCTCTCCTCCGCGGTCCGCGCCGCGTTCGTGTGGCTGCCGGTCGGCACTGTCGTGGGAATGCTCACGCTCGCCCTGCTGGTGCTGGCACTGGTCCGGCTCCTGGGCCTGGGGCTGCGCAGTGGGCACCACCCGATCCACGGACGACAGGCCTGGCAGGCGTGGTCGACCATCCGCGTGCTGGACGAAGCCCGCACGTGGCTCTTCCCCCTCTACTCCAGCAGCCTGACGCCGACGTGGCTGCGGCTGCTGGGAGCGCGCATCGGCCGGGAGGTCGAGGCGTCGACCGTGCTGCTCATCCCGCGGCTGACCACAGTCAGCGATGGAGCATTCCTCGCCGACGACACCCTCCTCGGGGGGTACGAGCTGGGCGGTGGGTGGCTGCGCATCGAGCACGTGAAGGTGGGAAAGCACGCCTTCGTCGGCAACTCGGGCATGGCAGCACCGGGCCGTCGGGTGCCCAAGCGCGGCCTCGTGGCCGTGCTGTCTGCCGCGCCACGTCGTACCAAGGCCAAGGCGGGGACCTCGTGGCTCGGCAGCCCGCCCACGCTGCTGCGTCGTCCCACCGAGTCCGGCGAGACCAGCCGCACCTACGATCCGCCTCGCCGACTGCGCGTGGCCAGGGCCTTGGTGGAGGTATGCCGCCTGGTCGCCGTCATGGCGCACGTCGCGATCTGCGTCGGGGTCGTCGTTGTCATGGAGTGGACAGCCATCGAGCTCGGCTGGGGTGTGGCCGCGGTCTCGACCGGTCTGGCGTTGCTGGCCGCTGGAGCAGTGGCGGCGATGGTGGCGACCCTCGCCAAGTGGCTGTTGGTTGGTCGCGTGAAGCCCTCCGAGTTCCCGCTGTGGAGCTCGTTCGTCTGGCGCAACGAGCTGGCTGACACCTTCGTGGAGGTCGTCGCCGCCCCGTGGTTCGCCCGCGGCGCCACTGGCACCGTGGTCCTCAACTGGTGGCTGCGCAGCATGGGCGCGCGAATCGGGCGCGGCGTCTGGTGCGAGACCTACTGGCTCCCCGAGGCAGACCTGGTCACGTTGGGCGACGGCGTCACCGTGAACCGGGGCTGCGTCGTGCAGACCCACCTGTTCCACGACAGGCTCCTGAGCATGTCCGCCGTCACGATGCGCACCGGTTCCACGTTGGGCTCCAACGGCGTCATCCTTCCGGCCGCAGTCATCGGACGACACGCTACGGTCGGACCCGTGTCCCTGGTCATGAGAGGTGAGTCGGTGCCCGACGGTACCCGTTGGATCGGCAACCCCATCGGGCCCTGGGCGGACGACGGTATCGAGGCCGACGGTGTCGAGGCTGACGGGGTCGAGGTGGCCACTCGGTGATCAGCGACGGGGACCCCTACCTCGCCGGTCACGGGGACGACACCTTCGACGTCGAGCACTACGACCTCGGGCTGGACTACAAGGTCGCCAGCAACCACCTGGCCGGCCGAGCCACGCTGCGCTGTCGCGCCCTCCACGAGGCGGAGCGGTTCGCTCTCGACCTTCACGGACTCAGGGTGTCCAAGGTGACCATCGACGGGGTCGCCCCTCGCAAGTACCGCCACAGCGCGGGCAAGCTGCTCCTCCAGCCGCACAGCAGGCTCGTTCCGGGTGCGGGGTTCACCGTCACGGTCACCTACTCCGGTCATCCGACGACGGTGCCCGGACCCCACGGCGGCGCAGGCTGGGAAGAGCTCACCGACGGAGCCATCGTGGCGGGGCAGCCCGATGGTGCGCCCTCCTGGTTCCCCTGCAACGACCGGCCGTCCAACAAGGCCACCTACAGGTTCGACGTGGCCGCTCCAGCCGGGTACCGCGTGATCGCCAACGGTGCCCTGACCGACCGACGACCGATGTCCAGCCGCGTGCTCTGGAGCTACGAGCAGCGCGAGCCGATGTCCACGTACCTGGCCACGCTGCAGGTCGGTCGGTATCGGAGCACGGCCCTCCCGGGGTCGCCTGTCCCGATGACTGCCGAGGCGCCCGCGAGACTCACCGACGAAGTCCTGGCTGCCCTGTCCCGGCAACCCGAGATGATGCGCACTTTCGTGGACCTCTTCGGGCCGTACCCCTTTGGCGCGTACACCGTCGTCGTGACGGACGACGACCTGGAGATCCCCGTGGAGTCCCAGACCCTGTCCACGTTCGGTCGCAACCACATGCGCACGGACTGGGCCGGCCAACGCCTCATCGCGCACGAGCTGGCCCACCAGTGGTTCGGCAACTCCCTCACCACCGCGCGGTGGCAGGACATCTGGCTGCACGAGGGTTTCGCCTGCTACAGCGAGTGGCTGTGGTCGGAGGCATCGGGCGGACGCGCAGCCGGGCGGCACGCCTCCGAGCACTGGAGACGGCTGGAGTCATCCCCGCAGGACCTCGTCCTCGCAGACCCCTCCCGCCCCCTGATGTTCGACGACCGCGTCTACAAGCGCGGGGCCCTGCTCCTGCACGCCTTGCGCGTGACCATCGGGGACACCCGCTTCTTCACGCTGCTGCGCCAGTGGGTAGCGGCCCATCGTCATGGCTCGGTGACCACCGCGCAGTTCATCGAGCGCTTCACCGAGGGAGCAGGCCCCGACCGCGACGAAGTGAGCAGCCTGTTCCGCGCGTGGTTGCTCGAGCCGCAGCTGCCGCCGCTGCCCAGGAGTTCGCGCTAGGCACTCCGACCGTCGCGCCCGTCGCGCCCCTGGCCTTTACGTGCTCGACGATGCGGAAGCCAGCGCCGTGAGCCGCTCCCTGCACACGCGCTCGACCAGCAGCGGCACGTAGTCGCGGACCGGCCCGTCGAAGCGGGAGCGTGCCTCGGCGACGACCGAACGCACCGTCGCAGGATCGACTGCGGGGAACCGCGCCACGAGACCTTCGGACACCTTCACCAAGGCAGCATCCTCGTCAAGTCCGGACATGATTCGAACAGTCCTCCTGGCGAGCCGCCAGCGCAAGACCTGTAGGCGCACGGCCTGGTGACGGGACGCTCACGACAGCGGGTCGACCCACTGCGCCCGCGCCTCGGTCGCTGCGCTGCACGCCACCGGT
This region includes:
- a CDS encoding three-helix bundle dimerization domain-containing protein, which translates into the protein MSGLDEDAALVKVSEGLVARFPAVDPATVRSVVAEARSRFDGPVRDYVPLLVERVCRERLTALASASSST
- a CDS encoding M1 family metallopeptidase; amino-acid sequence: MISDGDPYLAGHGDDTFDVEHYDLGLDYKVASNHLAGRATLRCRALHEAERFALDLHGLRVSKVTIDGVAPRKYRHSAGKLLLQPHSRLVPGAGFTVTVTYSGHPTTVPGPHGGAGWEELTDGAIVAGQPDGAPSWFPCNDRPSNKATYRFDVAAPAGYRVIANGALTDRRPMSSRVLWSYEQREPMSTYLATLQVGRYRSTALPGSPVPMTAEAPARLTDEVLAALSRQPEMMRTFVDLFGPYPFGAYTVVVTDDDLEIPVESQTLSTFGRNHMRTDWAGQRLIAHELAHQWFGNSLTTARWQDIWLHEGFACYSEWLWSEASGGRAAGRHASEHWRRLESSPQDLVLADPSRPLMFDDRVYKRGALLLHALRVTIGDTRFFTLLRQWVAAHRHGSVTTAQFIERFTEGAGPDRDEVSSLFRAWLLEPQLPPLPRSSR
- a CDS encoding Pls/PosA family non-ribosomal peptide synthetase; its protein translation is MTLLRGPRAPAPRTLLHIFAETVALAPDEPALDNGADVLTYLEFQEASELVARELNELGVGSGDRVGVRLRSGTVDLYVAIMGVLMAGAAYVPVDADDPDERARTVFTEAEVSAVIGDDLVIDLAGAVAGPPIGAQEPDHADDAWIIFTSGSTGIPKGVAVSHRSAAAFVDAEARLFVQDRPLGVGDRVMAGLSVAFDASCEEMWLAWRYGACLVPAPRSLVRSGMELGPWLVANRVTVVSTVPTLAALWPTEALAAVRLLILGGEACPPEIGARLATERREVWNTYGPTEATVVACGARLTGEGPVRIGLPLDGWDLAVVGATGDPVGPGETGELIIGGVGLARYLDPDKDAEKFAPMPSLGWARAYRSGDVVRNDDEGLVFVGRADDQVKVGGRRIELGEVDSHLLSLPGVTGAATAVRHTKAGHAMLVGYVVITEAFDLEASLASLRQSMPAPLVPRLAEVRSLPTRTSGKIDRDALPWPVATLGGKSKPDQSVQLEGTALWLQELWLEILGAVVTRPDEDFFDVGGGSLAAAHLVSRLRERFPEVTVADVYDAPRLGDLARLLDQLAAPAAARARNVRPVPVSTQLGQVAFTIPVRILTGLRWSVWVAAANNLVVDLWGLAWLPSVSWWWVLLGWLALVTPIGRLTLSAAGARILLRGVGPGQYRRGGRVHLRLWAADRLTDELGAANLANAPWLRLYARALGARVGKHVDLHAIPPVTGLASFGDECSVEPEVDLAGHWLDGDLLHIGRVDIGERARVGARSTLAPGSRVGARAEVAPGSAVFGSVPPDQSWAGAPARRSGRARGPWDDRLPLNRPLWLAAYGAVAVLISLLPAVAVLAGVVVVAGPLRASTDLSSAVRAAFVWLPVGTVVGMLTLALLVLALVRLLGLGLRSGHHPIHGRQAWQAWSTIRVLDEARTWLFPLYSSSLTPTWLRLLGARIGREVEASTVLLIPRLTTVSDGAFLADDTLLGGYELGGGWLRIEHVKVGKHAFVGNSGMAAPGRRVPKRGLVAVLSAAPRRTKAKAGTSWLGSPPTLLRRPTESGETSRTYDPPRRLRVARALVEVCRLVAVMAHVAICVGVVVVMEWTAIELGWGVAAVSTGLALLAAGAVAAMVATLAKWLLVGRVKPSEFPLWSSFVWRNELADTFVEVVAAPWFARGATGTVVLNWWLRSMGARIGRGVWCETYWLPEADLVTLGDGVTVNRGCVVQTHLFHDRLLSMSAVTMRTGSTLGSNGVILPAAVIGRHATVGPVSLVMRGESVPDGTRWIGNPIGPWADDGIEADGVEADGVEVATR